A region from the Streptomyces tsukubensis genome encodes:
- a CDS encoding sugar transferase, translating to MEQGGLVNPFPSAHERLANGAIGEPVIDWEERYRRTVIAGDTVSTAFVVASIGNFFGARDAANWHEKWVILAFGTELLVLGALAMGRAWAPAVLGQGAEEFRRLGRSLFTAAVVLALGGIAFTSRNIKLWIFVAIPAIAIVTMTVRYLLRLRLHRQRKEGQCLRPVLAAGSPATLRDLITRARKSPHLGWRVDAVCTTDGLGFDGDRLEGVPVVGRLTDVADHVRRDGYRVVAVTPDPHWSPDRLQRLAWNLEGSDAEMVVAPVLMEVAGPRLHVDAVLGIPLLRVSMPAFTGGRRVVKAVVDRMGAAILLLLFAPLMLLVGLLVLLDSRGGAFYRQRRVGKDGREFTILKFRTMVAGADRARAGLVHRNEGAGLLFKLRRDPRVTRVGAVLRRYSIDELPQLFNVLTGSMSLVGPRPPLPEESAAYGPDIRRRLLVKPGLTGLWQISGRSDLPWEEAVRLDLRYVEDWSLALDTVILWKTLRAVVYGQGAY from the coding sequence GTGGAGCAGGGGGGATTAGTCAATCCGTTTCCGTCGGCGCACGAGCGTCTGGCGAACGGGGCGATCGGCGAGCCCGTGATCGACTGGGAGGAGCGGTACCGCCGTACCGTGATTGCCGGCGATACGGTGTCCACCGCCTTCGTGGTGGCGTCCATAGGGAACTTCTTCGGGGCCCGGGACGCCGCCAACTGGCACGAGAAGTGGGTCATTCTCGCCTTCGGCACCGAACTGCTGGTGCTGGGAGCGCTGGCGATGGGCCGGGCGTGGGCTCCGGCCGTACTCGGCCAGGGCGCGGAGGAGTTCCGCCGGCTCGGACGCTCGCTGTTCACGGCGGCGGTCGTCCTCGCGCTCGGCGGGATCGCCTTCACCTCACGCAACATCAAACTCTGGATATTCGTCGCGATCCCCGCGATCGCCATCGTCACCATGACCGTGCGATATCTGCTCCGCCTCCGGCTGCACCGGCAGCGTAAGGAAGGGCAGTGCCTGAGACCGGTGCTCGCCGCCGGGAGCCCGGCCACCCTGCGCGATCTGATCACCCGGGCCCGTAAGTCCCCCCACCTCGGCTGGCGGGTGGACGCGGTCTGCACGACCGACGGTCTCGGGTTCGACGGTGACCGGCTGGAAGGGGTGCCGGTCGTCGGCCGGCTGACGGACGTCGCCGACCACGTCCGCCGCGACGGCTACCGTGTCGTCGCGGTCACCCCGGACCCGCACTGGTCACCGGACCGGCTGCAGCGCCTGGCCTGGAACCTCGAAGGCAGCGACGCCGAGATGGTCGTGGCCCCCGTACTGATGGAGGTGGCCGGTCCGCGGCTGCACGTCGACGCGGTCCTCGGGATACCGCTGCTGCGCGTCAGCATGCCGGCCTTCACCGGCGGCCGCCGGGTGGTCAAAGCGGTCGTCGACCGTATGGGCGCGGCGATCCTGCTGCTGCTGTTCGCACCGCTGATGCTGCTGGTCGGACTGCTCGTACTCCTGGACAGCCGGGGCGGGGCGTTCTACCGGCAGCGCCGGGTCGGCAAGGACGGCCGCGAGTTCACCATTCTCAAATTCCGCACCATGGTCGCCGGGGCCGACCGGGCACGGGCCGGTCTCGTCCACCGCAACGAGGGCGCCGGTCTGCTGTTCAAGCTCCGCCGGGATCCCCGGGTGACCCGGGTGGGAGCGGTGCTGCGCCGCTACTCGATCGACGAGTTGCCGCAGCTGTTCAACGTCCTCACGGGGTCCATGTCGCTCGTCGGCCCGAGGCCCCCGCTGCCGGAAGAGTCCGCCGCCTACGGCCCGGACATCCGGCGGCGGCTGCTGGTCAAGCCCGGACTCACGGGGCTCTGGCAGATCAGTGGACGGAGCGACCTGCCGTGGGAGGAGGCCGTCCGGCTCGACCTGCGGTACGTGGAGGACTGGTCCCTCGCCCTGGACACGGTGATCTTGTGGAAGACGCTGCGTGCGGTGGTCTACGGGCAGGGGGCCTACTGA
- a CDS encoding nucleotide sugar dehydrogenase, giving the protein MRISVFGLGYVGCVSAACLAELGHEVIGVDVNQVKVDLVNDGKAPVVEERIGELIAEVVRTGALRATCDVREAIAGSDVSLVCVGTPSEPNGSLCTTYLERVTEQIGAALAERGGWQTVVFRSTMLPGTCGNLLVPILEKSAGGTAGVDFGVAVNPEFLREGTSVRDFFDPPKTVIGELDPASGDAVAALYDGLPGEVFRVPIPTAEAIKYADNAFHGLKIGFANELGAVCHALGVDSHQVMDVFLADRKLNISPAYLRPGFAFGGSCLPKDLRSLVHAAQRADVAVPILANVLPSNSAHLERAVELVERTGKRRVGLFGLSFKPGTDDLRESPLVELAERLFGKGYDLRIHDANVSLSRLLGANREYIETRLPHLAQLLADSVDEVLDHAEVCLIGTRDPAVLAALPHGDGPVLIDLIHLPDADARRTEPGYTGLAW; this is encoded by the coding sequence ATGAGGATCAGCGTTTTCGGGCTCGGCTACGTGGGCTGCGTATCGGCCGCCTGCCTGGCCGAGCTGGGGCACGAGGTCATCGGTGTGGACGTCAACCAGGTCAAGGTCGACCTGGTGAACGACGGCAAGGCGCCGGTGGTCGAAGAGCGGATCGGCGAGCTGATCGCCGAGGTGGTGCGGACCGGGGCGTTACGCGCCACCTGCGACGTCCGCGAGGCGATCGCGGGCAGCGACGTATCCCTGGTCTGCGTGGGTACGCCGTCGGAGCCCAACGGCAGTCTGTGCACCACCTATCTGGAGCGGGTCACCGAGCAGATCGGTGCCGCACTGGCCGAACGGGGCGGTTGGCAGACCGTCGTCTTCCGCAGCACCATGCTCCCGGGCACCTGCGGAAATCTGCTGGTACCGATCCTGGAGAAGAGCGCCGGCGGTACGGCCGGGGTGGACTTCGGAGTCGCGGTCAACCCGGAGTTCCTCCGCGAGGGCACCAGCGTGCGGGACTTCTTCGACCCGCCCAAGACCGTCATCGGTGAACTGGACCCGGCGAGCGGCGACGCGGTGGCCGCGCTCTACGACGGTCTGCCCGGCGAGGTGTTCCGGGTACCGATTCCCACGGCCGAGGCCATCAAGTACGCGGACAACGCCTTCCACGGCCTCAAGATCGGCTTCGCGAACGAGCTGGGCGCGGTGTGCCATGCGCTCGGCGTGGACTCGCACCAGGTGATGGACGTGTTCCTGGCCGACCGCAAGCTGAACATCAGCCCCGCCTATCTGCGGCCCGGCTTCGCCTTCGGCGGCTCCTGCCTGCCCAAGGACTTACGCAGCCTGGTCCACGCGGCACAGCGGGCCGATGTCGCGGTGCCGATCCTCGCCAACGTACTGCCGTCCAACTCCGCACATCTGGAGCGGGCCGTGGAACTGGTCGAACGCACCGGCAAGCGCCGGGTGGGCCTGTTCGGCCTCTCCTTCAAACCCGGCACCGACGACCTCCGCGAGAGTCCGCTCGTCGAACTCGCCGAGAGACTCTTCGGCAAGGGGTACGACCTGCGGATCCACGACGCCAATGTGAGCCTCTCCCGGCTGCTCGGCGCGAACCGCGAGTACATCGAGACCCGGCTGCCGCATCTTGCGCAACTCCTCGCGGACTCCGTCGACGAGGTGCTCGACCACGCCGAGGTGTGCCTGATCGGGACCAGGGACCCGGCCGTACTGGCGGCGCTGCCCCACGGCGACGGCCCGGTGCTCATCGACCTCATCCACCTTCCCGACGCCGACGCGCGCCGGACCGAACCGGGGTACACGGGCCTTGCTTGGTAA
- a CDS encoding glycosyltransferase family 4 protein, with translation MENLSVPFDRRVWQECTTLRDAGWEVHVICPRGTKRDTEPEAEIDGVRIHRYPLRAATGGPAGYLREYGAALWHTARLARKVGPVHVVHACNPPDLLFLPALRLKRRGARFVFDQHDLVPELYLSRFDRGEDLLYRAVCALERLTYRAADVVLATNESYRDVAIRRGGRRPEDVFVVRSAPAIERFQPVPPEPELKRGKPHLLCYLGVMGPQDGVDYALRALAKLRDEQGRTDWHAVFVGSGDAFDAMTELSRQLGLAEQVQFTGRIPDADLVRYLSTADVCLSPDPLNPLNDVSTMNKVLEYMAMGRPIVSFELREARVSAGDAAVYAPANDEAAFAGLIAELLDDPEKRARMGKIGQERVGGQLSWQNSQTALLAAYAAACRGQTPVSPGGARTVAGTGTTTGTSTGTGTSTGPGTAKGEGTGKWPRR, from the coding sequence GTGGAGAACCTGTCCGTGCCGTTCGACCGGCGCGTGTGGCAGGAGTGCACGACGCTGCGCGACGCGGGGTGGGAGGTGCACGTCATCTGCCCCCGGGGGACCAAGCGGGACACGGAGCCGGAGGCCGAGATCGACGGGGTACGGATCCACCGCTACCCGTTGCGGGCGGCCACCGGCGGGCCGGCCGGCTATCTGCGGGAGTACGGAGCGGCGCTCTGGCACACGGCCCGGCTGGCCCGCAAGGTCGGCCCGGTCCATGTCGTCCACGCCTGCAACCCGCCCGACCTGCTCTTTCTGCCCGCACTCCGGCTGAAGCGGCGCGGCGCGCGGTTCGTCTTCGACCAGCACGATCTGGTGCCCGAGCTGTACCTCTCCCGCTTCGACCGCGGCGAAGACCTGCTCTACCGCGCCGTGTGCGCGCTGGAACGGCTGACCTACCGGGCCGCGGACGTCGTGCTCGCCACCAACGAGAGCTACCGGGACGTCGCGATCCGCCGCGGCGGACGGCGCCCCGAGGACGTCTTCGTGGTGCGCAGCGCCCCCGCGATCGAACGGTTCCAGCCGGTACCGCCCGAGCCGGAACTGAAGCGCGGCAAGCCCCATCTGCTCTGCTACCTCGGTGTCATGGGCCCCCAGGACGGTGTCGACTACGCCCTGCGGGCCCTGGCAAAGCTCCGCGACGAACAGGGGCGGACCGACTGGCACGCGGTCTTCGTCGGCTCCGGCGACGCCTTCGACGCGATGACGGAACTCTCCCGGCAGCTCGGGCTCGCCGAGCAGGTGCAGTTCACCGGGCGCATTCCGGATGCCGACCTGGTGCGCTACCTCTCCACCGCGGACGTCTGCCTCTCCCCGGACCCGCTCAATCCGCTCAACGACGTGTCGACCATGAACAAGGTCCTGGAGTACATGGCGATGGGCCGGCCGATCGTGTCCTTCGAACTCAGGGAGGCGCGGGTCTCCGCCGGTGACGCCGCCGTGTATGCCCCTGCCAACGACGAGGCCGCGTTCGCCGGGCTGATCGCGGAGCTGCTGGACGATCCGGAGAAGCGGGCCCGGATGGGCAAGATCGGCCAGGAGCGGGTCGGCGGGCAGCTCTCCTGGCAGAACTCGCAGACGGCGCTCCTCGCCGCCTACGCCGCCGCCTGCCGCGGCCAAACTCCGGTATCGCCGGGCGGCGCCCGGACCGTAGCAGGCACAGGGACAACTACAGGCACAAGTACAGGCACAGGGACAAGTACAGGCCCAGGGACAGCAAAGGGCGAAGGAACAGGGAAGTGGCCGCGCCGTTGA
- a CDS encoding Wzz/FepE/Etk N-terminal domain-containing protein: protein MSDDTIRLATVGRIFRRRRRLIAVLAVVGALVGYGTSMVFPPRYTASASVLLPGAWEERELLTQVEIATSSSVLDRTAAALGRPGVNGAALRDRVSAKTTDGNIIKVSGTEDTPERAQQLADRLAQQFVAFAARITGGGTETEAATAPAALRQKVVDTNRRITDLAKAADTGQSVESVQARTVLQKLSTALEEAMEKLERAESATDKGGLVVMGPAPRPTGEAPPTRIQLVVAGTLLSVLLTIVGHLTAARMNRRLRTEPEIAAALGSELLGTVDVPADHSAQRARGPRARIRRLLGTDTRWDVPAPQTSGDETSRRIRYRRLCARLREQHPAPRRLLVVVPRGDGIAGLAAAQLVTEAGSDPSANAADRGCPELRVVEVPVDRPMVPDSDTESGALVVLSAGTWTAGELAGLAGACADGGHDVVGIVVAGPVPAGPERPAERTPDDAAPALAVRGHATGEPV from the coding sequence TTGAGCGACGACACCATACGCCTGGCCACGGTGGGGCGGATCTTCCGCCGGCGCCGGCGGCTCATCGCCGTCCTCGCCGTGGTCGGCGCGCTCGTCGGCTACGGCACGTCGATGGTGTTCCCACCGCGGTACACCGCCTCGGCGTCCGTACTGCTGCCGGGGGCGTGGGAGGAGCGCGAACTCCTCACCCAGGTGGAGATAGCGACCAGTTCGTCGGTCCTCGACCGTACGGCCGCCGCGCTCGGCCGGCCGGGGGTGAACGGCGCCGCGCTCAGGGACCGGGTGAGCGCCAAGACGACGGACGGAAACATCATCAAGGTCTCGGGTACGGAAGACACCCCGGAGCGGGCCCAGCAGCTCGCCGACCGGCTGGCCCAGCAGTTCGTCGCCTTCGCCGCGCGGATCACGGGCGGCGGCACCGAAACCGAGGCGGCGACGGCGCCCGCGGCACTGCGGCAGAAGGTGGTCGACACCAACCGCCGCATCACCGACCTGGCCAAAGCGGCCGATACGGGGCAGTCAGTGGAGAGTGTGCAGGCCCGCACCGTGCTGCAGAAACTCAGCACGGCGCTGGAGGAGGCCATGGAGAAGCTGGAGCGGGCCGAGTCGGCGACCGACAAGGGGGGCCTGGTCGTCATGGGCCCGGCGCCCCGGCCGACCGGCGAGGCACCGCCGACGAGAATCCAGCTGGTCGTCGCCGGGACCCTGCTGTCCGTCCTCCTCACGATCGTCGGCCATCTCACCGCCGCCCGGATGAACCGCAGGCTGCGCACCGAACCGGAGATCGCCGCGGCGCTCGGCTCGGAGCTCCTGGGCACCGTCGACGTGCCCGCCGACCACTCCGCGCAACGGGCCCGCGGCCCGCGGGCCCGGATCCGCCGACTGCTGGGCACGGACACCCGGTGGGACGTACCCGCCCCGCAGACCTCCGGCGACGAAACCAGCAGACGCATCCGCTACCGGCGGCTCTGCGCCCGCCTCAGGGAACAGCACCCCGCCCCCCGGCGGCTGCTCGTCGTCGTACCCCGAGGCGACGGGATCGCCGGGCTGGCCGCCGCGCAGCTCGTCACCGAGGCCGGGAGCGATCCGTCCGCGAACGCCGCCGACCGGGGCTGCCCGGAGCTGCGGGTGGTGGAGGTCCCGGTGGACCGGCCGATGGTCCCGGACAGCGACACCGAGTCCGGCGCCCTGGTCGTGCTGAGCGCGGGCACCTGGACCGCGGGGGAGCTGGCCGGTCTCGCCGGGGCATGTGCGGACGGCGGACACGACGTCGTCGGCATCGTCGTCGCGGGCCCGGTCCCGGCCGGTCCCGAACGGCCCGCCGAACGCACCCCGGACGACGCCGCTCCGGCGCTCGCGGTCCGCGGCCATGCGACGGGAGAGCCGGTGTGA
- a CDS encoding Wzz/FepE/Etk N-terminal domain-containing protein, whose product MTTSTTPEPSAAAPLLDLQALVVAVNRRRRLWSSVALLGLVSGTAIAVVLPPPPTAVTTVLVAHQEDQPNDTGTLIRTDVALLSTTRIAGKALQSLKSTEKPEDFMNDYRGTGLTNNLLRIEVSATSGAEAVARARALAEAFVADHVRRMREAANAEAKALLDQRDRMRAELAQVNKEIGALPARTDPKASADVETLFARRAELNSRIADFDQRAAEARTGTPRVVSGTQIVDGPREVEQSLPRAAATKGAIGLVLGLALGLGLAAVGTVVADRPVLRREISAHLGASVVAELRSVPRRPALPWQRRRTRAAHERLTATLARAVRGSTQPVSLLELGCARTTSVIALNLAGALAAEGQVAVVDGLPGRELAKSRLQPDGPTVVRGDEAESVPEQARRIGVGSVAPGTAWTDLRYLGGRAVLVVRAGHGSAAWLHTVARQLADQRIPVIGVVLVDPDPRDRTDGTLWDGLHTALRGHDERPARQNPTGRLRTERPARQNGTAPLRTERPSMTAAGVPDSDQEAR is encoded by the coding sequence GTGACGACCAGCACCACTCCGGAACCGTCGGCAGCCGCCCCGCTCCTCGATCTGCAGGCACTGGTGGTCGCGGTCAACAGACGACGCCGCCTCTGGTCGTCGGTGGCGCTGCTGGGGCTCGTCTCCGGCACCGCGATAGCGGTCGTACTCCCGCCGCCGCCGACCGCGGTGACCACCGTGCTCGTCGCCCATCAGGAGGACCAGCCGAACGACACCGGCACGCTCATCCGCACCGACGTCGCCCTGCTCAGCACCACCCGCATCGCCGGAAAGGCCCTCCAGTCCCTCAAGTCCACCGAGAAACCGGAGGACTTCATGAACGACTACCGGGGCACCGGCCTCACCAACAACCTGCTCCGGATCGAAGTGTCGGCCACGAGCGGAGCGGAAGCGGTGGCCCGGGCCCGGGCCCTGGCCGAAGCCTTCGTCGCTGACCACGTCCGACGGATGCGGGAGGCCGCCAACGCCGAGGCCAAGGCGCTGCTCGACCAGCGCGACCGGATGCGGGCCGAACTCGCCCAGGTCAACAAGGAGATCGGAGCCCTGCCCGCCCGCACCGACCCGAAGGCCTCGGCCGACGTCGAAACCCTCTTCGCCCGCCGGGCCGAGCTGAACTCGCGGATCGCCGACTTCGACCAGCGCGCCGCGGAAGCCCGCACCGGCACGCCCCGCGTCGTCTCCGGCACCCAGATCGTGGACGGCCCCCGCGAGGTGGAGCAGTCGCTGCCCCGGGCCGCAGCCACCAAGGGCGCGATCGGACTCGTCCTCGGACTGGCCCTCGGCCTCGGCCTGGCCGCGGTCGGCACGGTCGTGGCGGACCGTCCCGTACTGCGCCGGGAGATCTCGGCGCACCTCGGCGCATCCGTCGTCGCGGAGCTGCGCTCCGTACCCCGCCGCCCCGCCCTGCCGTGGCAGCGCCGGCGGACCCGCGCGGCACACGAACGGCTCACCGCGACCCTGGCCCGCGCCGTGCGCGGCTCCACGCAACCGGTGTCCCTGCTGGAACTGGGCTGTGCGCGCACCACGAGCGTCATCGCCCTGAACCTCGCCGGGGCGCTCGCGGCCGAGGGGCAGGTCGCCGTCGTCGACGGTCTGCCCGGACGGGAGCTCGCCAAGAGCCGCCTGCAGCCGGACGGCCCCACCGTGGTCCGCGGCGACGAAGCCGAATCCGTGCCGGAGCAGGCGCGCCGGATCGGCGTCGGCTCGGTCGCGCCCGGTACGGCATGGACCGACCTCCGGTACCTCGGCGGCCGGGCCGTCCTCGTCGTACGGGCCGGGCACGGCAGCGCCGCATGGCTGCACACCGTCGCACGACAACTCGCCGACCAGCGCATCCCGGTGATCGGTGTGGTGCTCGTCGACCCCGATCCGCGGGACCGGACCGACGGCACCCTGTGGGACGGGCTGCACACCGCGCTGCGCGGCCACGATGAACGGCCGGCCCGGCAGAACCCGACGGGCCGGCTGCGGACGGAGCGGCCGGCCCGGCAGAACGGGACCGCCCCGCTGCGGACGGAACGGCCGTCGATGACGGCCGCCGGGGTCCCGGACAGCGACCAGGAGGCGCGCTAG
- the asnB gene encoding asparagine synthase (glutamine-hydrolyzing), which yields MCGIAGTYRWPDGKAVTDRLTDVLAHRGPDGAGRYSHPLGDAEVHLGHRRLAIIDLSETGAQPMVSNGLALTYNGELYNAPELRAELTAAGVRFRGTSDTEVLLEAWRRWGTDCLPRLRGMFAFAVFDERTGDLVLARDQLGIKPLFLLRRGTGLVFASELKALAAVTGGTLEVDHAALVASLLYYWVPDSRCAYREAEKLPPGSWLRARADGRVERGRFWNLRDVAAEGREQARSGELPDLAAVVEESNRRHLLSDVPVATFLSGGLDSSYLTALAARHRPGISAYTIGFRAEDAKFEAMPDDLRYARQVAERFGVDLHEIEIAPRVLDLLPQMTYHLDEPIGDPAAINTFLICSAARDAGVKVMLSGMGADELFAGYRKHLANLLALRYQRIPRPLRRGVFRAVDRLPVATSRRGYRSVRFAKRFLSFAELPEETAFRRSYTMYDRGELLDLVDPDLAGTVDDVLTEHADVYHDNDLDDFVNRMCLTDARMFLPGLNLAYTDRSSMAASTEVRVPYVDVEVVKAAFAVPGHRKIAGRQGKAALKEAAASVLPREIVYRPKGLFSAPLRAWMSRDLAPLVREVVNDGVLVRSGFLRRDALARLVAEDAAGQRDYSKHLWHVLTLEYWYRGATSGSGQNQAA from the coding sequence ATGTGTGGCATCGCAGGCACCTACCGATGGCCGGACGGGAAGGCCGTGACCGACCGGCTCACCGACGTCCTCGCCCACCGCGGACCGGACGGGGCGGGCCGCTACAGCCACCCCCTCGGTGACGCCGAAGTGCACCTGGGGCACCGCCGGCTGGCCATCATCGACCTCTCGGAGACCGGCGCCCAGCCGATGGTCTCGAACGGTCTCGCCCTGACGTACAACGGCGAGCTGTACAACGCGCCCGAACTCCGTGCCGAGCTGACGGCCGCCGGGGTGCGCTTCCGCGGCACCTCCGACACCGAAGTGCTGCTGGAGGCCTGGCGGCGCTGGGGCACCGACTGCCTGCCCCGGCTGCGCGGCATGTTCGCCTTCGCCGTCTTCGACGAGCGGACCGGCGATCTGGTGCTCGCCCGCGACCAGCTCGGCATCAAACCCCTGTTCCTGCTCCGGCGCGGCACGGGCCTGGTCTTCGCCTCCGAACTCAAGGCGCTCGCCGCCGTGACCGGCGGAACCCTGGAGGTGGACCACGCCGCGCTGGTGGCGTCGCTGCTCTACTACTGGGTGCCGGACTCGCGCTGCGCCTACCGCGAGGCGGAGAAGCTGCCCCCCGGGAGCTGGCTCCGGGCCCGGGCCGACGGCCGGGTGGAGCGCGGCCGGTTCTGGAACCTCCGGGACGTCGCCGCCGAGGGCCGCGAGCAGGCCCGCAGCGGCGAACTGCCCGATCTGGCGGCCGTCGTCGAGGAGTCCAACCGGCGGCATCTGCTCTCCGACGTCCCGGTGGCGACGTTCCTCTCCGGCGGTCTGGACTCCAGCTATCTGACCGCGCTGGCCGCCCGCCACCGGCCCGGGATCTCCGCCTACACCATCGGGTTCCGCGCCGAGGACGCCAAGTTCGAGGCGATGCCGGACGATCTCCGCTACGCCCGGCAGGTGGCCGAGCGGTTCGGCGTCGACCTCCACGAGATAGAGATCGCCCCGCGCGTGCTCGACCTGCTGCCGCAGATGACGTACCACCTGGACGAGCCGATCGGTGACCCCGCGGCGATCAACACCTTCCTGATCTGCTCGGCCGCCCGGGACGCCGGGGTGAAGGTGATGCTCTCGGGCATGGGCGCCGACGAACTGTTCGCCGGGTACCGCAAGCATCTGGCCAATCTGCTCGCCCTGCGCTACCAGCGCATCCCGCGGCCCCTGCGGCGCGGAGTGTTCCGGGCCGTGGACCGGCTGCCGGTCGCCACGTCCCGCCGGGGCTACCGGTCGGTGCGCTTCGCCAAGCGGTTCCTCTCCTTCGCGGAACTGCCGGAGGAGACCGCGTTCCGGCGCAGCTACACCATGTACGACCGGGGCGAGTTGCTGGACCTGGTCGATCCGGACCTGGCCGGGACGGTCGACGACGTGCTGACCGAGCACGCGGACGTCTACCACGACAACGATCTCGACGATTTCGTCAACCGGATGTGCCTCACCGACGCCCGGATGTTCCTGCCGGGCCTGAACCTCGCCTACACGGACCGGTCGAGCATGGCCGCCTCCACGGAGGTACGGGTGCCGTACGTCGACGTCGAAGTGGTCAAGGCGGCGTTCGCGGTACCCGGCCACCGCAAGATCGCCGGACGGCAGGGCAAGGCCGCCCTCAAGGAGGCGGCTGCCTCGGTGCTGCCCCGGGAGATCGTGTACCGGCCGAAGGGCCTGTTCAGCGCCCCGCTGCGGGCCTGGATGAGCCGGGATCTGGCACCGCTGGTCCGCGAGGTGGTGAACGACGGAGTGCTGGTCCGCTCCGGATTCCTGCGCCGCGACGCGCTGGCGCGGCTCGTCGCCGAGGACGCCGCCGGGCAGCGGGACTACTCCAAGCATCTGTGGCACGTACTGACCCTTGAGTACTGGTATCGCGGCGCGACCTCTGGCTCCGGCCAGAACCAAGCGGCCTGA